From Candidatus Sphingomonas colombiensis, one genomic window encodes:
- the hutI gene encoding imidazolonepropionase translates to MADRLWTNARLATMTGPGLGIVEDGAIACARGAIIYAGPAADAPPARETIDCAGRWITPGLIDCHTHLVHAGDRAHEFELRLAGASYEEIARAGGGIVSTMRATRAASEDALVAAALPRLDALIAEGVTTIEIKSGYGLELDSEARMLRAARRLGAERDVAVATTFLGAHALPPEYAGDADGYITQVCDVMLPAIAREGLADAVDAFCEGIGFTPAQTERVFTAAARFALPVKLHAEQLSNLHGAALAARHGALSADHLEHLDQAGVAAMAAAGTVATLLPGAYYFTRESKLPPIAALRAAAVPIAIATDCNPGTSPLTSLLLALNMAATCFRLTVDEALRGVTVNAARALGRDDTIGTLEPGKQCDLAIWDIQRPAELVYRIGFNPLHTRIRRGK, encoded by the coding sequence ATGGCTGACCGTCTGTGGACCAACGCCCGACTCGCGACGATGACCGGCCCCGGCCTTGGCATCGTGGAGGATGGCGCAATCGCCTGCGCCAGGGGCGCGATCATCTATGCCGGCCCCGCCGCCGATGCGCCGCCCGCGCGCGAGACGATCGATTGCGCCGGGCGCTGGATCACGCCGGGGCTGATCGATTGCCACACGCATCTCGTCCACGCCGGGGATCGCGCGCATGAGTTCGAGCTGCGGCTGGCGGGCGCATCCTATGAGGAGATCGCGCGCGCCGGCGGCGGGATCGTCTCGACGATGCGCGCCACCCGCGCTGCGAGCGAGGATGCGCTGGTCGCCGCCGCGCTCCCCCGGCTCGACGCACTGATTGCGGAAGGCGTGACGACGATCGAGATCAAATCGGGTTACGGCCTCGAACTCGATAGCGAAGCGCGGATGCTGCGCGCCGCGCGCCGGCTGGGCGCGGAACGCGATGTCGCCGTCGCCACCACCTTCCTCGGCGCGCACGCGCTGCCGCCGGAATATGCCGGCGATGCGGACGGCTATATCACGCAGGTCTGCGACGTGATGCTCCCCGCGATCGCGCGCGAAGGGCTGGCCGATGCGGTCGACGCCTTTTGCGAGGGGATCGGCTTCACCCCCGCACAGACCGAGCGCGTATTCACCGCCGCCGCGCGCTTCGCGCTGCCGGTGAAGCTCCACGCCGAGCAGCTCTCCAATCTCCACGGCGCGGCGCTCGCCGCGCGCCATGGCGCGCTGTCCGCCGATCACCTTGAACATCTCGATCAAGCCGGCGTCGCGGCGATGGCCGCCGCCGGCACAGTCGCCACCCTGCTCCCCGGCGCTTACTATTTCACCCGCGAGAGCAAATTGCCCCCCATCGCCGCGTTGCGCGCCGCCGCCGTGCCGATCGCGATCGCCACCGATTGCAACCCCGGCACCTCGCCACTCACCTCGCTGCTGCTCGCGCTCAACATGGCGGCGACCTGCTTCCGCCTGACGGTGGACGAGGCGCTGCGCGGCGTCACCGTCAACGCCGCCCGCGCATTGGGCCGCGACGACACGATCGGCACGCTCGAACCCGGCAAGCAATGCGACCTCGCGATCTGGGACATCCAGCGCCCGGCCGAGCTTGTCTATCGCATCGGTTTCAACCCGCTTCACACCCGCATTCGGAGAGGCAAGTGA
- the hutG gene encoding N-formylglutamate deformylase, translated as MSDFLHVHRGAAPLIVAMPHTGTDLAGLDAHFASPWLARRDADWHIDKLYAFAIDRGATIVRTGISRSVIDVNRDPSGASLYPGQATTELCPTTTFDGEPLYIGAGPDEGEIARRRAAFFDPYHTALAAEIARLRAARPRVVLYDAHSIRSRIPRLFDGELPQFNIGTNNDATCDPALTAAVSAACSRDRIVNGRFKGGWTTRHYGQPSQGVHAIQMELAIRGYAPEPDAPDEANWPPAFDPAYAAPLTETLRNVLNACLDFAQ; from the coding sequence GTGAGCGACTTCCTTCACGTCCATCGCGGTGCGGCGCCGCTGATCGTCGCCATGCCGCACACCGGCACCGATCTCGCCGGGCTGGACGCGCACTTCGCTTCGCCATGGCTCGCGCGGCGTGACGCGGATTGGCACATCGACAAGCTCTACGCCTTCGCCATCGACCGTGGCGCGACGATCGTCCGCACTGGCATCTCGCGCAGCGTGATCGACGTGAATCGCGATCCCTCGGGCGCATCGCTCTATCCGGGGCAGGCGACGACCGAGCTTTGCCCGACCACCACCTTCGACGGCGAGCCGCTCTATATCGGCGCGGGCCCCGACGAGGGCGAGATCGCGCGCCGCCGTGCCGCATTCTTCGATCCCTACCACACCGCGCTCGCGGCCGAGATCGCGCGACTGCGCGCGGCGCGCCCGCGCGTCGTGCTCTACGACGCGCATTCGATCCGCAGCCGCATTCCGCGCCTGTTCGACGGCGAACTGCCGCAGTTCAACATCGGCACCAATAATGACGCGACCTGCGATCCCGCGCTGACCGCCGCCGTCTCCGCCGCCTGCTCCCGCGACCGGATCGTCAACGGCCGCTTCAAGGGCGGCTGGACGACGCGCCATTACGGCCAGCCGTCGCAGGGCGTCCACGCGATCCAGATGGAACTCGCCATCCGCGGCTACGCGCCCGAGCCGGATGCGCCGGACGAGGCCAACTGGCCCCCCGCCTTCGATCCCGCCTACGCCGCGCCGCTGACCGAAACGCTGCGCAACGTCCTCAACGCCTGTCTGGATTTCGCGCAATGA
- a CDS encoding MucR family transcriptional regulator, which produces MSEETVDTNTVELATELTIAWLSNPNTRASGEDVPAFLKKMHEAVAGLSTETESTSPPEVTAEYVPAVSVRKSLASKDFIISMIDGKQYKTLRRHLAGQGLTPAEYRQRYGLKPDYPMVAESYSEARRAMAKKIGLGRKPGMKRKAETESAPSGRGRRKNTPQADG; this is translated from the coding sequence ATGTCAGAAGAAACCGTCGACACGAACACGGTCGAGCTCGCCACCGAGTTGACCATCGCTTGGTTGTCCAACCCGAATACCCGCGCATCGGGCGAAGATGTGCCGGCGTTCCTCAAGAAGATGCATGAAGCGGTTGCCGGCCTCTCCACGGAAACCGAGTCGACCAGCCCGCCGGAAGTAACGGCGGAATATGTCCCGGCGGTGTCGGTACGTAAATCGCTTGCTTCCAAGGACTTCATCATCTCGATGATAGATGGCAAGCAGTATAAGACGCTCCGCCGCCATCTCGCCGGTCAGGGCCTTACTCCGGCGGAATATCGCCAGCGTTATGGGCTTAAGCCGGATTACCCGATGGTTGCCGAAAGCTATTCGGAAGCGCGCCGCGCGATGGCTAAAAAGATTGGCCTTGGCCGCAAACCGGGCATGAAGCGCAAGGCCGAAACCGAAAGCGCCCCATCCGGTCGCGGCCGTCGTAAAAACACGCCGCAGGCCGACGGCTGA
- a CDS encoding alpha/beta hydrolase has protein sequence MTDFRMIDTGELRLRVAVEGQGPLVLMVHGFPESWYSWRHQIGPVARAGFTAAAIDVRGYGGSDKPDAVEAYAMEHMVADIVAVARALQLAEPAILVGHDWGAPMVWNSALVHPDRFRAVAALSVPYAGVPTRPFTDVFRSAFTARGRFFYQEWFQAEGPAEAEAERDVRDFLRKFYYAISGDAPPGTWPDKAAGATLLEGMVDPAPFPAWLSPADLDYYVAAFEASGFRGPINRYRNHERDFAWLQPYRERRIEQPALFIGGGKDPATTLFGAVADPVALMQPLVPRVEGHVLDGCGHWTQQERPEEVNRLLFHWLHRL, from the coding sequence ATGACCGATTTCCGCATGATCGACACGGGCGAGCTTCGCCTGCGAGTCGCCGTGGAGGGGCAGGGGCCGTTGGTGCTGATGGTCCATGGCTTCCCGGAAAGCTGGTATTCATGGCGGCACCAGATCGGGCCGGTGGCCCGCGCCGGCTTCACCGCGGCGGCGATCGACGTGCGCGGCTATGGTGGCTCGGACAAGCCGGATGCGGTCGAGGCCTATGCGATGGAGCATATGGTGGCGGATATCGTCGCGGTGGCGCGCGCGCTGCAACTGGCGGAGCCGGCGATCCTTGTTGGGCATGATTGGGGTGCGCCGATGGTGTGGAACAGCGCGCTGGTCCATCCGGATCGCTTCCGCGCGGTCGCGGCGCTGTCTGTGCCTTATGCCGGCGTGCCGACGCGGCCGTTCACCGATGTGTTCCGCTCCGCCTTCACCGCCAGGGGGCGTTTCTTCTATCAGGAATGGTTTCAGGCTGAGGGGCCGGCGGAGGCCGAGGCAGAGCGCGACGTGCGCGATTTCCTGCGCAAATTCTATTACGCCATATCCGGCGATGCCCCGCCCGGCACCTGGCCGGACAAGGCGGCGGGCGCGACGTTGCTGGAAGGAATGGTCGACCCGGCCCCCTTCCCGGCATGGCTCTCGCCGGCCGATCTGGATTATTATGTCGCGGCGTTCGAGGCATCGGGGTTTCGGGGGCCGATCAACCGCTATCGCAATCACGAGCGCGATTTCGCCTGGCTTCAGCCCTATCGGGAGCGGCGTATCGAACAGCCGGCGTTGTTCATCGGCGGCGGCAAAGATCCCGCCACGACCTTGTTTGGCGCGGTGGCCGATCCGGTCGCGCTGATGCAGCCGCTGGTGCCGCGCGTCGAAGGGCATGTGCTCGACGGATGCGGCCACTGGACGCAACAGGAGCGGCCGGAGGAAGTTAATCGGTTACTCTTCCACTGGCTCCACCGCCTCTAA
- the ctaD gene encoding cytochrome c oxidase subunit I: MTDTAIQPSAFEAHHAHDHHHDADHKPGFFARWFMSTNHKDIGTLYLIFAICAGIIGGAISGLMRAELMHPGIQYLQGWAGMLHGGEASLDESLHLWNVMVTAHGLIMVFFMVMPAMIGAFGNWFVPLMIGAPDMAFPRMNNISFWLLIPAFSLLLASPFFGGAGNGWTLYAPLSTYGEPGPSTDMAILSLHLAGASSILGAINFITTIFNMRAPGMTLHKMPLFVWSVLVTAFLLLLALPVLAAAITMLLTDRNFGTTFFDPAGGGDPILYQHLFWFFGHPEVYIMILPGFGIVSQIISTFSRKPVFGYLGMAYAMVAIGVVGFVVWAHHMFTTGLSVNTKMYFTAATMVIAVPTGIKIFSWIATMWGGSLTFRTPMVWAIGFIFMFTVGGVTGVVLANGGVDDYMQDTYYVVAHFHYVLSLGAVFSLFAGFYYWFPKMSGKMLNEFLGHLHFWVFFAGVNIMFFPMHFLGLQGMPRRYPDYPDGFAHWNTIATVGYMIMAAGMVIFFVNVIISLIAGKKAGDNPWGEGATTLEWTLSSPPPYHQFETLPIIDDDQHH, encoded by the coding sequence ATGACCGATACCGCGATCCAACCTTCGGCGTTCGAGGCGCATCACGCGCACGATCACCATCATGATGCCGATCACAAGCCGGGCTTTTTCGCCCGCTGGTTCATGTCGACGAACCACAAGGACATCGGCACCCTTTATCTGATCTTCGCGATCTGCGCCGGCATCATCGGCGGCGCGATTTCGGGCCTGATGCGCGCGGAGCTGATGCATCCGGGCATCCAGTACCTTCAGGGCTGGGCCGGCATGTTGCACGGCGGCGAGGCGAGCCTCGACGAATCGCTCCACCTGTGGAACGTGATGGTGACGGCGCACGGCCTGATCATGGTGTTCTTCATGGTCATGCCCGCGATGATCGGCGCGTTCGGCAACTGGTTCGTCCCGCTGATGATCGGCGCGCCGGACATGGCGTTCCCGCGCATGAACAACATCTCGTTCTGGCTGTTGATCCCGGCGTTCTCGCTGCTGCTCGCCTCGCCGTTCTTCGGTGGCGCCGGCAATGGCTGGACGCTCTATGCGCCGCTCTCCACTTATGGTGAGCCGGGGCCGTCGACCGACATGGCGATCCTTTCGCTCCACCTTGCGGGCGCATCGTCGATCCTCGGTGCGATCAACTTCATCACCACCATCTTCAACATGCGCGCGCCGGGCATGACCCTGCACAAGATGCCGCTGTTCGTATGGTCGGTGCTGGTCACCGCGTTCCTGCTGCTGCTCGCGCTGCCGGTGCTCGCGGCGGCGATCACGATGCTGCTGACCGATCGTAACTTCGGCACCACCTTCTTCGATCCGGCCGGTGGCGGCGATCCGATCCTGTACCAGCATCTGTTCTGGTTCTTCGGCCACCCCGAAGTGTACATCATGATCCTGCCGGGCTTCGGCATCGTCAGCCAGATCATCTCCACTTTCAGCCGCAAGCCCGTGTTCGGCTATCTCGGCATGGCCTATGCCATGGTCGCGATCGGCGTGGTCGGGTTCGTCGTGTGGGCGCACCACATGTTCACGACCGGCCTCTCCGTGAACACCAAGATGTATTTCACCGCCGCCACGATGGTGATCGCGGTGCCGACCGGCATCAAGATCTTCTCGTGGATCGCCACGATGTGGGGCGGCAGCCTCACGTTCCGCACCCCGATGGTGTGGGCGATCGGCTTCATCTTCATGTTCACCGTGGGCGGCGTGACGGGCGTGGTGCTCGCCAACGGCGGCGTCGACGATTACATGCAGGACACCTATTACGTGGTGGCGCATTTCCACTACGTGCTGAGCCTCGGCGCGGTGTTCTCGCTGTTCGCGGGCTTCTACTACTGGTTCCCGAAGATGTCGGGGAAGATGCTCAACGAGTTCCTCGGCCATCTGCACTTCTGGGTGTTCTTTGCCGGCGTGAACATCATGTTCTTCCCGATGCACTTCCTGGGCCTGCAGGGCATGCCGCGCCGTTACCCGGATTATCCGGATGGCTTCGCGCACTGGAACACGATCGCCACGGTCGGTTACATGATCATGGCCGCCGGCATGGTGATCTTCTTCGTCAACGTGATCATCTCGCTGATCGCGGGCAAGAAGGCGGGCGACAATCCGTGGGGCGAAGGCGCGACGACGCTGGAGTGGACGCTGTCCTCCCCGCCGCCGTATCACCAGTTCGAAACGCTGCCGATCATCGACGACGATCAGCATCATTGA
- the coxB gene encoding cytochrome c oxidase subunit II yields MRIAFKGLALAAGLALAGLAPVAAQAPAKTEAPAATAAAPAAATPAATTPASPELAMDGAPAMTAKPLIGQPTDGLMHLQPQVTKIGQRAHDFHNYILLPLITAICVLVLALLIWVGIRYRRAANPVPSKTSHNTAIEIVWTLLPVLILVAVAVPSIGLLSAQYKPAPANAITLKAIGNQWYWTYQYPDNGGFEITANMLKEKDQVGAGERYRTDADGPRLLATDNRIVLPVGVPIRLITTANDVIHSWAVPAFWIKLDAVPGRLNETSFTIDKPGLYFGQCSELCGARHAFMPIAVEAVSPAEFAAWVKAKGGTMPGAAKPAEAAAPAAAPADAAANASAPAANAAAPTNTAEAATANAAAAGATGR; encoded by the coding sequence ATGAGAATCGCGTTCAAAGGATTGGCTCTCGCGGCCGGCCTCGCGTTGGCCGGGCTCGCGCCCGTTGCCGCGCAGGCACCCGCGAAAACTGAGGCGCCAGCCGCCACCGCGGCAGCGCCAGCCGCCGCAACACCGGCCGCAACGACACCGGCGTCGCCGGAACTGGCGATGGACGGCGCGCCGGCGATGACGGCCAAGCCGTTGATCGGCCAGCCGACCGACGGCCTGATGCACCTTCAGCCGCAGGTGACCAAGATCGGCCAGCGCGCGCATGATTTCCACAATTACATCCTGCTGCCGCTGATCACCGCGATCTGCGTGCTGGTGCTCGCGCTGCTGATCTGGGTCGGCATCCGCTATCGCCGCGCCGCGAACCCGGTGCCGTCGAAGACCAGCCACAACACCGCGATCGAAATCGTCTGGACGTTGCTGCCGGTGCTGATCCTGGTCGCGGTCGCCGTGCCGTCGATCGGGCTGCTTTCCGCTCAGTACAAGCCGGCGCCGGCCAATGCGATCACGCTGAAGGCGATCGGCAACCAATGGTATTGGACCTACCAATATCCAGATAATGGCGGGTTTGAGATCACCGCCAACATGCTGAAGGAAAAGGATCAGGTCGGCGCGGGCGAGCGTTATCGCACCGACGCGGATGGCCCGCGCCTGCTCGCCACCGATAATCGCATCGTGCTGCCGGTCGGCGTGCCGATCCGCCTGATCACCACCGCGAACGACGTGATCCACAGCTGGGCGGTGCCCGCGTTCTGGATCAAGCTCGATGCGGTGCCGGGCCGTCTCAACGAGACGAGCTTCACGATCGACAAGCCGGGCCTCTATTTCGGGCAGTGTTCGGAACTGTGTGGCGCGCGCCACGCGTTCATGCCGATCGCGGTCGAGGCGGTTTCGCCGGCCGAATTCGCCGCATGGGTGAAGGCAAAGGGCGGCACGATGCCGGGCGCCGCGAAGCCGGCCGAGGCAGCGGCTCCCGCCGCCGCACCGGCCGATGCCGCCGCGAACGCCTCCGCGCCGGCCGCGAACGCCGCCGCCCCCACCAACACCGCCGAGGCGGCGACCGCGAATGCGGCTGCCGCCGGCGCGACGGGACGCTGA
- the pyrE gene encoding orotate phosphoribosyltransferase has product MNDDEVLAEFRAADALLEGHFILSSGLRSSRYLQCARVLMDPRRGARLAEALVARIPAALRARISAVVSPAMGGVIAGHEMARALGVEAMFVERPDGTFALRRGFRLAPGQEVLMMEDVVTTGLSSREAIKAIEAAGGRVIAGAALVDRSNGAVDLGVPFFPLIRLEVPTYAADALPPELAAIPAIKPGSRAAA; this is encoded by the coding sequence ATGAACGACGACGAGGTGCTGGCCGAGTTTCGCGCGGCGGACGCGCTGCTCGAAGGGCATTTCATCCTTTCATCGGGGCTGCGCAGCTCGCGCTATCTGCAATGCGCGCGCGTATTGATGGATCCGCGACGCGGCGCGCGGCTGGCCGAGGCGCTCGTCGCGCGCATCCCGGCGGCGCTGCGCGCGCGGATCAGCGCGGTCGTCTCGCCGGCGATGGGCGGCGTGATCGCGGGGCATGAGATGGCGCGCGCGCTCGGCGTCGAGGCGATGTTCGTCGAGCGGCCCGACGGCACGTTCGCGCTGCGCCGCGGCTTCCGCCTCGCACCGGGGCAGGAAGTGCTGATGATGGAGGATGTCGTCACCACCGGGCTTTCCAGCCGCGAGGCGATCAAGGCCATCGAAGCGGCAGGCGGCAGGGTGATCGCGGGCGCAGCGCTGGTCGATCGCTCGAACGGCGCGGTCGATCTGGGCGTGCCGTTCTTCCCGCTGATCCGGCTCGAGGTACCGACCTATGCGGCCGACGCGCTGCCGCCCGAGCTCGCCGCGATCCCCGCGATCAAGCCGGGCAGCAGGGCCGCCGCGTGA
- a CDS encoding pyridoxine 5'-phosphate synthase — MSHAPRRADDHWLRLGVNIDHVATVRNARGGATPDPVRAALMAAEAGADGITAHLREDRRHITDTDIARLSAELSIPLNLEMAATEEMLAIALRHRPHATCIVPEKREERTTEGGLDAAGQHNHLAPMVSALGAANIRVSLFIEPDPRQIEAALRLGAPVVELHTGRYAELSGEARATELRRLTDAAALAAKNGIEVHAGHGLTYDNVAPVAAIPQVRELNIGHFLIGEAIFVGLADSVQRMRELMDAAR; from the coding sequence GTGAGCCACGCGCCGCGCCGCGCTGACGATCACTGGCTTCGGCTGGGGGTCAACATCGATCACGTCGCGACCGTGCGCAACGCGCGCGGCGGCGCGACACCCGATCCGGTGCGCGCGGCGCTGATGGCGGCGGAAGCGGGGGCGGACGGCATCACCGCGCATCTGCGCGAGGATCGCCGCCACATCACCGACACGGATATCGCGCGGCTCTCCGCGGAACTGTCGATCCCGCTCAACCTCGAAATGGCTGCGACCGAGGAGATGCTGGCGATCGCGCTGCGCCATCGCCCGCACGCGACCTGCATCGTTCCCGAAAAGCGCGAGGAGCGGACGACCGAGGGCGGGCTCGACGCGGCGGGGCAACACAATCACCTCGCCCCGATGGTCAGCGCGCTGGGCGCCGCGAACATCCGCGTCTCGCTGTTCATCGAGCCGGACCCACGCCAGATCGAGGCCGCGCTGCGGCTCGGCGCGCCGGTGGTGGAGCTGCACACCGGCCGCTATGCCGAACTTTCGGGCGAGGCGCGCGCGACCGAATTGCGCCGGCTGACCGACGCGGCGGCGCTGGCGGCGAAGAACGGCATCGAGGTCCACGCCGGCCACGGCCTCACTTATGACAATGTCGCACCCGTCGCCGCGATCCCGCAGGTCCGCGAACTCAACATCGGCCATTTCCTGATCGGCGAGGCGATCTTCGTCGGCCTCGCGGATAGCGTCCAGCGGATGCGCGAATTGATGGACGCCGCGCGGTGA
- the acpS gene encoding holo-ACP synthase, protein MIIGLGSDLCNIERIQASLDRFGERFENRVFTEIERAKAAKRPFTRAGTYAKRFAAKEAFSKAVGTGFKRGVFMRDIGVVNAPSGAPTLALTGGAKARLDAMIPEGHGARIHLTLTDDHPWAQAFVIIEAVVQE, encoded by the coding sequence ATGATCATCGGCCTCGGCTCCGATCTGTGCAATATCGAGCGCATTCAGGCATCGCTCGATCGCTTCGGCGAGCGGTTCGAGAACCGCGTGTTCACCGAGATCGAACGCGCCAAGGCGGCCAAACGCCCGTTCACCCGCGCCGGCACCTATGCCAAGCGTTTCGCCGCAAAGGAGGCTTTCTCCAAGGCGGTCGGAACCGGATTCAAGCGCGGCGTGTTCATGCGGGACATCGGGGTCGTCAATGCGCCGTCCGGCGCCCCTACACTCGCGTTGACCGGGGGGGCGAAGGCAAGGCTTGACGCAATGATTCCCGAAGGCCACGGCGCGCGCATCCATCTGACCCTTACCGACGATCACCCCTGGGCACAGGCGTTCGTGATCATCGAAGCGGTCGTGCAAGAGTAA
- the lepB gene encoding signal peptidase I, with translation MAEELALTSEPPAAQETTPRRGVDWRGELRGMFWLILAVLGFHSFIAKPFYIPSESMLPGLEVGDRLVVSKYAYGWSFVSPTIPNPVAIFESVVLRKPEDSWSVQLPFIKGRLWGKMPERGDVVIVTPPGQTSDYIKRVIGLPGDTLEVRGGVVILNGKPVARGPMHYRDLPVDANATCDPVQYPGARVTLPSGATVCRLPIVTETLPNGRRYDTVDLVPDSPGDFYRVGDPITIPAGHIFLMGDNRDRSADSRFALGGLDRGLGGPVPWENLGGRAEFITFSVDGNATLNPLSWWSSLRAGRAGTSLHPARVAPEQGR, from the coding sequence ATGGCCGAGGAGCTGGCATTGACGAGCGAACCGCCGGCCGCGCAGGAAACCACCCCACGTCGCGGCGTCGACTGGCGAGGCGAGTTGCGCGGCATGTTCTGGCTGATTCTCGCGGTGTTGGGGTTTCACAGCTTCATCGCCAAGCCATTCTATATCCCCAGCGAATCGATGCTGCCGGGGCTGGAAGTGGGCGACCGGCTGGTCGTATCCAAATATGCCTATGGCTGGTCGTTCGTATCCCCGACGATCCCCAATCCGGTCGCGATCTTCGAAAGCGTGGTGCTGCGCAAGCCGGAGGATAGCTGGTCGGTCCAGCTTCCCTTCATCAAGGGCCGGCTGTGGGGCAAGATGCCGGAACGCGGCGACGTGGTGATCGTCACCCCGCCCGGCCAGACGAGCGACTATATCAAGCGCGTGATCGGGCTGCCCGGCGATACGCTGGAAGTGCGCGGCGGCGTGGTGATCCTGAACGGCAAGCCGGTCGCGCGCGGCCCGATGCATTATCGCGATCTGCCGGTGGACGCCAATGCCACCTGCGACCCCGTGCAATATCCCGGCGCGCGCGTGACGCTGCCGAGCGGCGCTACGGTCTGCCGGCTGCCGATCGTGACCGAAACGCTGCCCAACGGCCGCCGCTACGACACGGTCGATCTGGTGCCGGACAGCCCCGGCGATTTCTATCGCGTGGGCGATCCGATCACGATTCCGGCCGGCCATATCTTCCTGATGGGCGATAATCGCGATCGTTCCGCCGACAGCCGCTTCGCGCTGGGCGGGCTCGATCGCGGGCTCGGCGGGCCGGTGCCGTGGGAGAATCTGGGCGGCCGTGCGGAGTTCATCACCTTCTCGGTCGATGGCAATGCGACGCTCAATCCGCTGAGCTGGTGGAGCTCGCTGCGCGCGGGCCGCGCCGGCACCTCGCTCCATCCAGCTCGGGTTGCGCCGGAGCAGGGGCGTTGA
- a CDS encoding AI-2E family transporter: MSAERVEVVAGASPHEVRNPETRREIRRAAVWFGMASAIAMVVLLIQPLLIIFAGLVFAALLDGGVRLLGRVLPIGRGWRLLIVCLLTVAFLAGTFYIAGVQITDQVNQLRSTVEVQGTRIANWLAQQGLIPGAKDITSIAREALSSVGRLTSWVGTAFGALTTMFMIMVIGLFVAMDPTVYDRGLQWMVPEDNRREFALTIRAMGKTLRRLLAGRLVGMAAEGVLVGVALAIAGVPMALILGILTGLLAFIPNIGAFISGALTVAVGFSAGVHTGFAAIGIYVAVQLFDGYVVIPMVAKRAVDLPPALTLGTQILASALFGILGLALADPMTALIKTAMERRSEQVDDEDAAAAGAA; this comes from the coding sequence TTGAGCGCCGAGCGGGTGGAGGTCGTCGCCGGCGCCAGCCCGCATGAGGTTCGCAATCCCGAAACGCGCCGCGAGATTCGCCGAGCCGCTGTATGGTTCGGCATGGCATCGGCGATCGCGATGGTCGTGCTGCTGATCCAGCCGCTGCTGATCATCTTCGCCGGGCTGGTCTTCGCTGCCCTGCTTGACGGCGGCGTGCGGCTGCTCGGGCGCGTGCTGCCGATCGGGCGCGGCTGGCGGCTGCTGATCGTCTGCCTGCTGACGGTCGCGTTCCTCGCGGGCACCTTCTATATCGCCGGCGTCCAGATCACCGATCAGGTGAACCAGCTCCGTTCGACGGTGGAGGTTCAGGGGACACGGATCGCGAACTGGCTTGCCCAGCAAGGGCTGATCCCCGGCGCGAAAGACATCACCAGCATCGCGCGCGAGGCGCTGTCGTCGGTCGGCCGGCTCACCTCATGGGTCGGCACGGCATTCGGCGCGCTGACCACGATGTTCATGATCATGGTGATCGGCCTGTTCGTGGCGATGGACCCGACCGTCTATGATCGCGGCCTGCAATGGATGGTGCCGGAGGATAATCGCCGCGAATTCGCGCTCACCATCCGCGCGATGGGCAAGACGCTGCGGCGGCTGCTCGCCGGGCGGCTGGTCGGCATGGCGGCGGAGGGGGTGCTGGTCGGCGTCGCGCTGGCGATCGCCGGCGTGCCGATGGCGCTGATCCTTGGCATCCTCACCGGGCTGCTCGCCTTCATCCCCAATATCGGGGCGTTCATTTCCGGCGCGCTGACCGTCGCGGTGGGCTTTTCCGCCGGGGTCCATACCGGTTTCGCGGCGATCGGCATCTATGTCGCGGTGCAATTGTTCGACGGCTATGTGGTGATCCCGATGGTCGCCAAGCGCGCGGTGGATCTGCCGCCCGCGCTCACGCTGGGCACGCAGATCCTCGCCAGCGCCTTGTTCGGCATTCTCGGGCTGGCGCTGGCCGATCCGATGACCGCCCTGATCAAGACCGCGATGGAGCGCCGTTCCGAACAGGTCGACGATGAGGACGCCGCGGCGGCAGGTGCAGCATGA
- the maiA gene encoding maleylacetoacetate isomerase, whose translation MKITLYDYWRSSAAYRVRIALNLKGIEYETVPVNLLEGAQASAENRAINPQGLVPTLVVDGHPITQSLAIIDWLDTQFPDPALVSRDPLTRAAQLARALAIVADIHPIDNLRVLKRLESQFGADQAARDAWYVHWIVEGLNALELMAGEGPFLGGEAPDVSDVCLVPQLANARRFKVPLDPWPRLLAAEAACQALPAFQAATPERVRPT comes from the coding sequence ATGAAGATCACATTATACGATTATTGGCGGTCGTCGGCCGCCTATCGCGTGCGTATCGCGCTCAATCTGAAGGGCATTGAATACGAAACCGTGCCGGTGAACCTGCTGGAGGGCGCGCAAGCCTCGGCGGAGAATCGCGCGATCAACCCACAGGGGCTCGTGCCGACATTGGTGGTCGACGGGCACCCGATCACGCAGAGCCTCGCCATCATCGACTGGCTCGATACGCAATTCCCCGATCCGGCGCTGGTGTCGCGCGATCCGCTCACCCGCGCGGCGCAGCTCGCCCGCGCGCTGGCGATCGTCGCGGACATTCACCCGATCGACAATCTACGCGTGCTGAAACGGCTCGAATCGCAATTCGGCGCGGATCAGGCGGCGCGCGATGCCTGGTATGTGCATTGGATCGTCGAGGGGCTGAATGCGCTGGAGCTGATGGCCGGAGAAGGGCCATTTCTCGGCGGCGAGGCGCCGGACGTTTCCGATGTCTGCCTCGTGCCGCAACTTGCCAATGCGCGGCGTTTCAAGGTGCCGCTGGACCCGTGGCCGCGGCTTCTGGCTGCGGAAGCGGCTTGCCAGGCGCTCCCAGCATTCCAGGCAGCGACGCCGGAACGGGTGCGCCCGACATGA